In a single window of the Nicotiana tomentosiformis chromosome 8, ASM39032v3, whole genome shotgun sequence genome:
- the LOC104102736 gene encoding oligopeptide transporter 7-like: protein MEESALEIKTPLLSNLDHGIASSSKSKVNDSLELKKQEEDEEENSPIKQVALTVPITDDPSLPVLTFRMWFLGTLSCVLLSFLNQFFWYRTEPLTITAISAQIAVVPLGQLMAAKITKRVFFQGSKWEFTLNPGPFNVKEHVLITIFANSGAGTVYAIHVVTAVKVFYQKNITFFVSLIVVITTQVLGFGWAGIFRRYLVEPAAMWWPANLVQVSLFRALHEKEERPKCGLTRTQFFLIAFICSFAYYVFPGYLFSMLTSLSWICWIFPKSVFAQQLGSGLNGLGIGAIGLDWSSISSYLGSPLASPWFATANVAVGFFFIMYILTPICYWLDVFKAKTFPIFSDGLFTSSGQVYNISSIIDSNFHLDIAAYEQQGHLYLSTFFVITYGVGFAALSATVMHVLIFHGREIWEQSKSSFKEKKMDIHTKLMSKYNQVPEWWFWCILVANITLTVFACEYYNEQLQLPWWGVILACVIAIFFTLPIGIITAITNQTPGLNIITEYIIGYLYPGYPVANMCFKVYGYISMNQAITFLQDFKLGHYMKIPPRTMFMAQIVGTLIAGFVYLGTAWWLMETIPDICNKTLSNTVWTCPSDHVFYDASVIWGLIAPRRIFGDLGTYEMVNWFFLFGAIAPVLVWLAARAFPKQEWIKLINMPVLIGATGMMPPATAVNYATWIIVGFLSGYVVYRYRPDWWQRHNYVLSGALDAGLAFMAVLLYMCLGLENVSVNWWGNDLDGCPYASCPTAKGIVKQGCPVVY, encoded by the exons ATGGAAGAATCTGCATTAGAAATCAAGACTCCTCTTT TATCAAATCTTGACCATGGCATTGCATCAAGCTCAAAATCCAAAGTCAACGACTCTCTTGAACTCAAAAaacaagaagaagatgaagaagaaaacTCACCAATTAAACAAGTGGCACTCACAGTGCCAATTACTGATGATCCTTCACTCCCAGTTCTTACTTTTCGAATGTGGTTTTTAGGCACACTTTCGTGTGTTTTACTATCATTTTTAAACCAATTCTTTTGGTACAGAACAGAACCATTGACCATTACAGCAATTTCAGCTCAAATTGCTGTGGTTCCTTTAGGCCAACTTATGGCTGCAAAGATCACAAAAAGAGTATTCTTTCAAGGGTCTAAGTGGGAATTTACTTTAAATCCAGGGCCTTTTAATGTCAAAGAACATGTTCTTATTACCATTTTTGCAAACTCTGGAGCTGGCACTGTTTATGCTATTCATGTTGTCACTGCTGTTAAGGTTTTCTATCAGAAAAACATCACCTTCTTCGTTTCTCTTATTGTTGTTATCACAACACAG GTGCTAGGATTTGGATGGGCAGGAATTTTCAGAAGGTATTTGGTAGAGCCAGCAGCAATGTGGTGGCCTGCCAATCTTGTCCAAGTCTCATTATTCAG GGCTTTACACGAGAAAGAAGAACGTCCAAAGTGCGGATTAACGCGTACTCAGTTCTTTCTAATAGCCTTTATCTGCAGTTTCGCTTACTATGTTTTCCCTGGCTATCTCTTTTCAATGCTGACATCTTTATCATGGATCTGTTGGATCTTTCCAAAATCAGTTTTTGCCCAACAACTTGGTTCAGGTCTAAATGGGCTTGGCATTGGTGCTATAGGCCTGGATTGGTCCTCTATTTCCTCGTACCTCGGAAGTCCATTAGCTAGTCCTTGGTTTGCTACTGCTAATGTTGCTGTTGGATTCTTCTTCATTATGTATATTTTGACTCCAATATGTTACTGGTTAGATGTCTTCAAAGCCAAAACATTTCCTATTTTCTCTGATGGACTTTTTACTTCCTCTGGCCAAGTTTACAACATATCAAGTATCATTGACTCTAATTTCCATCTTGACATTGCTGCGTATGAGCAACAAGGACATCTTTATCTTAGTACATTTTTCGTTATTACTTATGGAGTTGGCTTCGCTGCTCTCAGCGCTACTGTCATGCACGTTCTTATTTTTCACGGAAG GGAAATATGGGAGCAAAGCAAATCAAGCTTCAAAGAGAAGAAAATGGACATACACACTAAACTAATGAGCAAGTATAACCAAGTACCTGAGTGGTGGTTTTGGTGCATTCTTGTGGCAAACATTACCCTCACTGTCTTTGCTTGTGAATATTACAATGAGCAACTTCAGTTACCTTGGTGGGGAGTTATTCTAGCTTGTGTCATTGCCATTTTCTTTACTCTTCCTATCGGAATCATCACTGCCATTACTAACCAG ACACCAGGGTTGAATATTATCACGGAGTATATCATAGGATACCTTTATCCAGGATATCCGGTTGCTAACATGTGTTTCAAGGTTTATGGTTATATTAGTATGAATCAAGCTATTACTTTCCTCCAAGATTTCAAGCTCGGTCATTACATGAAAATTCCACCAAGAACAATGTTTATGGCTCAG ATAGTAGGGACTCTAATAGCAGGGTTCGTGTATTTGGGAACTGCATGGTGGTTAATGGAAACAATTCCAGACATATGCAACAAAACATTGTCCAATACCGTGTGGACTTGTCCTTCAGATCATGTATTCTATGATGCATCAGTGATATGGGGTTTGATTGCGCCAAGACGGATTTTTGGAGATTTAGGAACTTATGAGATGGTCAATTGGTTCTTCTTATTTGGTGCTATTGCGCCAGTTCTTGTATGGTTAGCAGCCAGGGCTTTCCCTAAGCAAGAATGGATCAAACTCATTAACATGCCAGTGTTGATAGGAGCTACTGGGATGATGCCACCGGCCACGGCTGTGAACTACGCAACCTGGATTATTGTAGGGTTTTTGTCAGGATATGTTGTTTATCGATATAGGCCAGATTGGTGGCAGCGACATAACTATGTTCTTTCTGGTGCACTTGATGCTGGTTTGGCATTTATGGCAGTTCTTTTGTATATGTGTTTGGGATTGGAGAACGTAAGTGTTAACTGGTGGGGAAATGATCTAGATGGATGTCCTTATGCTTCTTGTCCAACAGCCAAAGGGATTGTTAAACAAGGTTGCCCTGTTGTTTATTAA
- the LOC104102737 gene encoding putative F-box/kelch-repeat protein At1g12870 translates to MATRDNDGRYFPENLAMEILIKLPIESLLRFKCVGKYWFENITSPSFIKEHMNWSRRNKPSKIMIYDHIGCPSNDDSPLNPNPITLISVSDVVAVHENPDYLQKFRGMTYLLGSVDGLFLLERVIDGSIFNVFLALWNPAIRERSLMEDQKLLKAFIDDSICDSLQEMKDSLSIDFADIHSMLMDIILLGWRSFNMVPVALLEQTICRLEAFYREIEVALSQMISLLR, encoded by the exons ATGGCCACCCGTGATAATGATGGTCGGTATTtccctgaaaatctagcaatggAGATTCTAATCAAGTTGCCGATAGAATCCTTGTTGCGATTCAAATGCGTCGGCAAGTACTGGTTCGAAAATATTACGAGCCCTAGCTTCATCAAAGAACACATGAATTGGAGCAGAAGGAACAAGCCCTCAAAAATCATGATTTATGATCATATTGGATGCCCCTCAAATGATGATTCTCCTCTCAATCCCAATCCCATCACTTTGATTTCGGTCTCAGATGTTGTTGCTGTACATGAAAATCCTGATTATCTTCAGAAATTCAGAGGTATGACGTACCTTTTAGGTTCTGTGGATGGCTTGTTTTTATTGGAGCGAGTAATTGATGGCAGCATATTCAACGTCTTCTTGGCTTTGTGGAATCCTGCCATCAGGGAA AGGTCTCTAATGGAGGACCAAAAGTTACTCAAGGCTTTCATCGATGACTCAATTTGTGATTCACTACAAGAAATGAAGGATTCGCTTTCTATAGATTTCGCTGATATTCATTCGATGTTAATGGA CATCATCTTACTTGGATGGAGAAGCTTTAACATGGTTCCAGTGGCTTTATTGGAACAAACAATTTGTCGACTGGAAGCATTTTACAGAGAAATTGAAGTTGCATTATCACAAATGATCTCCCTGCTTCGATAG